The DNA region TTCTTATATATTTTGCTAAAAAATAACCAACCTGCCTCTGCTCGTTTATGCACGTTCAGAAACTTATTCTTCCATCCCAAGTTTGCCAATCATGCCACTCACACGACTTTCTAGCTTGCGTTTGAGCCACCCTGGGGACAATAGCTCTTCCCACTCGCTAATAAACAAATGCTGTAGAAAAGCATCCGTATCATAAAATTCGATGGATAGAATCTGATCTTCCTTCGACCGAATCCGATATCCATGCCACAGCTCGGTTTGCTGCTCTTCCTTCACTCTGATCTCAGCGACAAACGGTTTACGGACAGGCAGCGCCTCTTCCCATCCACACAATACCCCGTCTGTCTGACACTCAAAGGTCTCATTCGTGATCCGCACATGAACAATTCCCTCCATTCGGATGGCCGTTTGCTGTACAGAATCCGCCTCGTAGCCGATTACATAATCGGCATTATACTGGGATATCATCTTCAAAGGACACCAGGAAAATTGCCGTTCCCCGGCATGATCCCTGTAATGAATATGTACTTTGCGTGTTTCGGTGATCGCATGGGACAGTAACTCAAAGAACTGAAGCTGCTGCGGACGCGCCATAAATACGGGAAGCTGACTATTCCCCGTGTGTTGTTCCTCAGGCGTAAAACGCTCCAGCAAATGCGCGACACGCTTCACAGCATCCGACTGATCATAATTGTAGTGCCGATACCGATGTGCCAGATACTTAAGCACCCGCTGTTCTTCTTCCGTCATATATAAATGGGGTAATCGATAGGTCTGATCCTCGTAACAGTAGCCCCGATATTTTGCCAAATACAACAGGGGTGCACGCAGGGAAAACGCCATATATTCAATATCGCGCTGAGCCTGACGCCGGGATATTTCAAATTCACGGGCAAGCCAGCTGCTGTTCGGAAAACGTCCGCTCCTAATTTGCTCGTCAAACCAGTGAATACGATGCATATTGCTCATTTTCCCGCCCCCCCATCATTTACTATATTCATTATACCAAAAGACATGGCCCGTTCCGAAGAACAGGCCTGTTGTGTTATACGGTTGCCTTGTCCACTCTGGACTGCACGGCTTTGAAGCATTTCTTGCATACCTTCAGAG from Paenibacillus sp. JNUCC-31 includes:
- a CDS encoding helix-turn-helix transcriptional regulator, with the translated sequence MSNMHRIHWFDEQIRSGRFPNSSWLAREFEISRRQAQRDIEYMAFSLRAPLLYLAKYRGYCYEDQTYRLPHLYMTEEEQRVLKYLAHRYRHYNYDQSDAVKRVAHLLERFTPEEQHTGNSQLPVFMARPQQLQFFELLSHAITETRKVHIHYRDHAGERQFSWCPLKMISQYNADYVIGYEADSVQQTAIRMEGIVHVRITNETFECQTDGVLCGWEEALPVRKPFVAEIRVKEEQQTELWHGYRIRSKEDQILSIEFYDTDAFLQHLFISEWEELLSPGWLKRKLESRVSGMIGKLGMEE